A portion of the Pseudomonas sp. GR 6-02 genome contains these proteins:
- a CDS encoding saccharopine dehydrogenase family protein, which yields MAKYPVVVYGASGYTGMLIMDWLIDQHIPFTAVARNAGRAQEMMAQRVVGLESATYEIIECPHEVEALTSVFKGARVVCNTVGPFINFGLTAVEAALKAGCHYLDPAGEQAHIRALRDQFGELYRQAGLLLSPSLAYMYTYAEIAAELALETPGVDSLETATLTRGPRTGAAGVTVGSTATIFEGMRYPGAYLWEKALVPYAPNTSFNVVCPDLLESVFCLPWGGTSLPVFYEEDSRVRSCMSCVGFYDNPVMKMVHGLGEKWEAEYKHLPKEQQDAVINSLVQSTTPSMPPRERSTLQRTVDFAIGRGQLTAVRATVYGITPYIATGALHAAAVVKLLNNDSAKVGFASASKAFGHRYLLGFLEQRGLARATVTQL from the coding sequence ATGGCCAAATATCCTGTGGTTGTCTACGGCGCCAGTGGTTACACCGGCATGCTGATCATGGACTGGTTGATCGACCAGCACATCCCGTTCACCGCCGTGGCGCGCAACGCCGGCCGTGCCCAGGAAATGATGGCGCAACGCGTTGTCGGCCTGGAGTCGGCGACCTACGAAATCATTGAGTGCCCCCACGAGGTCGAAGCGTTGACTTCGGTGTTCAAAGGCGCGCGCGTGGTTTGTAACACGGTCGGCCCATTCATCAATTTTGGCCTGACCGCCGTTGAAGCGGCATTGAAGGCCGGCTGTCATTATCTGGATCCTGCCGGTGAGCAAGCGCACATTCGTGCCTTGCGCGACCAGTTTGGCGAGCTATACCGCCAGGCTGGGCTGCTGCTGTCCCCATCGCTCGCGTACATGTACACCTACGCCGAGATCGCCGCCGAGCTGGCCCTGGAAACTCCGGGCGTCGATTCGCTGGAAACCGCAACCCTGACCCGTGGGCCACGTACCGGTGCCGCCGGTGTGACCGTTGGTTCAACGGCCACCATTTTCGAAGGCATGCGCTACCCCGGCGCCTATCTGTGGGAGAAGGCACTGGTGCCATATGCGCCGAATACGAGCTTCAACGTGGTCTGTCCCGATCTGCTGGAGTCGGTGTTCTGCCTGCCATGGGGCGGCACTTCGTTGCCGGTGTTCTATGAGGAGGATAGCCGGGTGCGCAGTTGCATGTCCTGCGTTGGTTTCTACGACAACCCGGTGATGAAAATGGTCCACGGCCTGGGTGAGAAGTGGGAAGCCGAGTACAAACACCTGCCGAAAGAGCAGCAGGACGCGGTGATCAATAGCCTCGTGCAGTCGACCACGCCGAGCATGCCACCGCGCGAGCGCAGCACCTTGCAACGCACCGTCGACTTCGCGATCGGCCGCGGTCAGTTGACAGCGGTGCGTGCCACCGTGTACGGCATCACGCCCTACATCGCCACCGGCGCCTTGCACGCGGCAGCCGTGGTCAAGCTGTTGAACAACGATAGCGCCAAGGTCGGTTTCGCATCGGCCTCGAAAGCCTTCGGTCATCGCTACCTGCTGGGCTTCCTCGAACAGCGTGGCTTGGCTCGCGCAACCGTTACCCAACTGTGA
- a CDS encoding AMP-binding protein has product MAIIDFFDRGWRINPHGAAYIQDDRVFTFTDVRNLSCRIANALLAEGLPKSTKGAIWSANDAVAWTCTLGLWRANMCWIPVGARNSAEENRHVLDAFDCEVLFFQKEFASIIDALRPSLPKIRLWICIDEHLPEAPSLKVWIEGQPNTPPKVEYQLDDVVAISPTGGTTGLPKGVMNTHRSIQTFCAHFMINFPYGDEHPPVNLAAAPMTHTAGTLSLPCTSRGGTVVVITKPDPALMLAMIPKYKVTETFLPPTVIYRLLDVPNLAQKVDFSSLKYFLYGAAPMSVEKLKQAIETFGPVMAGGYGQTEAPASISNLPPAEHLQGGRLASDERLSSVGRPNPLIRVEILSDAGEILAQGESGEICVRGDLVMKGYYKDPQKTAETIIDGWLHTGDIGHLDPHGYLHITDRKKDMIISGGFNVYPSEVEQVLWAHPAVQDCAVIGVPDEQWGESVKAVVELSVGQSVTAEELISLCKDRLGSVKSPKTVDFIDALPRSPVGKVLKKDLRAQYWQSVDRQI; this is encoded by the coding sequence ATGGCGATTATTGATTTCTTCGACCGTGGCTGGCGGATCAATCCGCACGGCGCGGCGTATATCCAGGATGACCGGGTTTTCACCTTTACCGACGTCCGCAACTTGTCATGCCGTATCGCCAATGCACTGTTGGCCGAGGGTTTGCCCAAGAGCACCAAGGGTGCGATCTGGTCGGCCAACGATGCCGTGGCCTGGACGTGCACACTGGGTCTCTGGCGCGCCAACATGTGCTGGATTCCGGTTGGCGCTCGCAACAGTGCCGAAGAGAACCGTCATGTGCTCGATGCGTTCGACTGCGAGGTGCTGTTTTTCCAGAAGGAGTTCGCATCCATCATCGACGCGTTGCGCCCGAGCTTGCCGAAAATCCGTTTATGGATTTGCATCGACGAACATCTGCCCGAAGCACCTTCGCTTAAAGTCTGGATCGAAGGTCAGCCGAACACGCCACCCAAGGTCGAGTATCAACTCGACGATGTAGTGGCGATTTCGCCAACCGGTGGCACCACAGGCTTGCCGAAGGGTGTGATGAACACCCATCGCAGCATCCAGACGTTCTGTGCGCACTTCATGATCAACTTCCCTTATGGGGATGAGCATCCACCGGTCAACCTGGCGGCGGCACCGATGACCCATACTGCCGGCACACTGTCCCTGCCGTGCACCTCGCGGGGCGGCACCGTGGTAGTTATCACCAAGCCGGACCCGGCGCTGATGCTGGCGATGATTCCGAAGTACAAGGTCACCGAGACTTTTCTGCCACCGACGGTGATCTATCGCCTGCTGGATGTTCCAAATCTGGCGCAGAAGGTCGATTTCAGCTCGTTGAAATACTTTCTTTACGGCGCTGCGCCAATGTCGGTGGAGAAGCTCAAGCAAGCGATCGAAACCTTTGGCCCGGTGATGGCCGGCGGATACGGCCAGACCGAAGCGCCCGCATCGATTTCCAACCTGCCGCCCGCCGAGCATCTGCAAGGTGGACGACTGGCATCGGACGAGCGTCTGTCATCGGTCGGCCGCCCCAATCCGCTGATTCGCGTCGAGATCCTCAGCGACGCCGGGGAGATTCTCGCCCAGGGCGAGTCCGGCGAGATCTGCGTACGCGGTGACCTGGTCATGAAGGGTTATTACAAGGACCCGCAGAAAACCGCCGAAACCATCATCGACGGTTGGCTGCACACCGGTGATATCGGCCATCTCGACCCCCATGGCTACCTGCACATCACCGACCGCAAGAAGGACATGATCATCTCCGGTGGTTTCAACGTTTATCCGAGCGAGGTCGAGCAGGTGCTTTGGGCCCATCCGGCAGTGCAGGACTGCGCGGTGATCGGCGTGCCGGACGAGCAGTGGGGCGAGAGCGTCAAGGCCGTCGTCGAGCTGAGTGTTGGACAAAGCGTCACCGCCGAAGAACTGATCAGTCTCTGCAAAGACCGACTCGGATCGGTCAAGTCTCCGAAAACTGTGGATTTCATTGATGCATTGCCACGCAGTCCTGTTGGCAAGGTGTTGAAGAAGGATCTGCGTGCCCAGTACTGGCAAAGCGTTGATCGGCAGATCTGA
- a CDS encoding thiolase family protein: MEPIYIAGIAMTQFGRHLERSLQDMALEALQGALADARAQRSDIEAVFYAGITNGHLQGQLSIPGQVMCSKIGIEGVPVYNVENACASGSTAVHLAVQSLRSGATDVVLALGAEKMNVPDKSRALALFETGWDVSTAEENYATLVKMGEGIVVPPGSESDRPYSKFMAIYAAMCRWHMKTYGTTQRQIAAVCAKNHQHSVHNPYSQFRKTFTIEEVLEAPPITYPITLPMCAPLSDGAAAAIICTEAGLKRIGADPKRCVRIAASVIRSFTLRGLDEPHKHVSLLAARQAYEIAGLGPQDMHVAEVHDASAMGEIIQSENLGLAPLGEGGICAERGDFTLGGRIPINTSGGLESKGHPLGATGIGQLYELTTQLRGEAGARQVHGARHAIQENGGGLQGVEEAAVAIHILSR, from the coding sequence ATGGAACCCATTTACATAGCCGGCATCGCCATGACCCAATTCGGACGTCATCTGGAGCGTAGCCTTCAGGATATGGCTCTGGAGGCGTTGCAGGGGGCTCTGGCAGACGCCCGCGCCCAACGCTCCGACATCGAGGCAGTGTTTTACGCCGGCATCACCAACGGCCATCTACAAGGCCAGCTCTCCATCCCGGGGCAGGTGATGTGCAGCAAGATCGGCATCGAAGGTGTGCCGGTCTACAACGTCGAAAACGCCTGTGCCTCGGGCAGTACCGCGGTTCATCTGGCGGTGCAGAGCTTGCGCTCGGGGGCTACCGATGTGGTGTTAGCGTTGGGCGCCGAGAAAATGAACGTGCCGGACAAGTCGCGGGCACTGGCACTGTTCGAAACCGGCTGGGATGTTTCCACCGCCGAGGAGAACTACGCCACGCTGGTAAAAATGGGGGAGGGCATCGTTGTTCCGCCAGGCTCGGAGTCTGATCGCCCGTACAGCAAGTTCATGGCCATTTATGCCGCCATGTGCCGTTGGCACATGAAGACCTACGGCACCACACAGCGGCAGATCGCGGCGGTGTGTGCCAAGAACCATCAACACTCGGTGCACAACCCTTATTCGCAATTTCGCAAGACCTTCACCATCGAAGAGGTACTGGAGGCGCCACCGATCACCTATCCGATCACGTTACCGATGTGCGCGCCGTTGTCCGACGGCGCGGCCGCCGCGATCATTTGCACCGAGGCGGGTCTGAAACGCATCGGGGCCGATCCGAAACGTTGTGTGCGAATCGCCGCCAGCGTGATCCGCAGTTTCACCTTGCGTGGACTGGATGAGCCGCACAAGCACGTCAGCCTGTTGGCTGCGCGCCAGGCCTACGAGATCGCCGGACTCGGCCCGCAGGACATGCATGTGGCCGAAGTACACGACGCTTCGGCAATGGGGGAAATCATCCAGTCGGAAAATCTCGGACTGGCGCCGCTGGGGGAGGGTGGAATTTGCGCCGAACGGGGCGATTTCACCCTGGGTGGCCGCATACCGATCAATACCTCCGGCGGCCTGGAGTCCAAAGGTCATCCGCTCGGCGCAACGGGGATCGGCCAATTGTACGAGTTGACCACTCAATTGCGCGGGGAAGCCGGGGCGCGCCAGGTACACGGCGCGCGGCATGCCATCCAGGAAAACGGCGGCGGTCTTCAAGGTGTTGAGGAAGCAGCGGTCGCTATTCACATCCTGAGTCGATAG
- a CDS encoding NAD(P)/FAD-dependent oxidoreductase, whose translation MSMTYQAQELESHFAGGHFRRLGGWVESPVDLQPELEGDVSADVIVIGAGFAGLSTALELTALGAKVIILEQEFAGFGASGRNAGYLGGSIGIEFELFLKRVGHEKAKNIVRFYDEGVAYVEGRLRELGIDCDYNASGIIRAGIHPSQEKKLRKSMAVGDELGSRTEFLDQAQMRARGIPPAFLFGCLQRHGGTLDPGKYVMGLRRAALQAGVKLYENTKLVSYSDGPTITCQTTHGRATAPNLVLATNAYTPQIGLLRDKIVPFRVSAVETEPLSAQQLASLGWAGREGLMTPHWTMESHRLTARNTLLLTTKRLGYVYGSKTPNIPDDVAYRELENTLGARFPTLRGIGIQSCWSGYVSMAYDALPVVGETGTHHNIIYTAGCSGHGIATQSLIGHLLAERIGGIEHPLLAALRHKTPKTLPEPLQWCAVNLALGVANSLDEYTNRKVARTHR comes from the coding sequence ATGTCCATGACCTATCAAGCGCAAGAGCTGGAAAGCCACTTTGCCGGCGGGCATTTCCGCCGGTTGGGTGGCTGGGTCGAGAGTCCGGTTGATCTGCAGCCGGAGCTCGAAGGCGATGTCAGCGCGGATGTCATCGTGATCGGTGCCGGTTTTGCCGGGCTGTCTACCGCCCTGGAGCTTACGGCGCTGGGTGCGAAGGTAATCATCCTTGAACAGGAATTTGCCGGTTTCGGTGCCAGTGGTCGCAATGCCGGTTATCTGGGCGGAAGCATCGGCATTGAGTTCGAGCTGTTCTTGAAACGTGTCGGTCACGAAAAGGCGAAAAACATCGTCAGGTTCTACGACGAAGGTGTCGCCTACGTCGAAGGCCGATTGCGCGAACTGGGTATCGACTGCGACTACAACGCCTCGGGAATCATCAGGGCGGGCATCCATCCTTCCCAGGAGAAAAAGCTACGCAAGAGTATGGCAGTGGGTGACGAACTTGGCTCCCGTACCGAGTTTCTGGATCAGGCTCAAATGCGCGCACGGGGGATTCCACCGGCATTTCTGTTTGGCTGCCTGCAACGCCATGGCGGTACGCTGGACCCCGGCAAATACGTGATGGGACTGCGGCGGGCGGCGCTCCAGGCAGGCGTGAAACTGTATGAGAATACGAAGTTGGTGTCGTATTCCGATGGGCCGACGATCACCTGCCAAACCACGCACGGTCGTGCGACAGCCCCGAATTTGGTGTTGGCCACCAATGCCTATACGCCGCAAATCGGGCTTCTGCGCGACAAGATTGTTCCATTTCGGGTGTCGGCAGTCGAAACCGAGCCATTGTCTGCGCAGCAGTTGGCGTCATTGGGATGGGCAGGACGGGAAGGGTTGATGACACCGCACTGGACCATGGAAAGCCATCGTCTGACGGCGCGTAATACGTTGCTGCTGACCACCAAACGGCTCGGCTATGTCTACGGTTCCAAAACCCCGAACATTCCCGACGATGTTGCCTACCGCGAGCTGGAAAACACGCTGGGGGCACGTTTCCCGACTTTGCGCGGTATTGGTATTCAATCGTGCTGGAGCGGCTACGTCAGCATGGCCTACGACGCGTTGCCGGTGGTGGGCGAAACCGGAACCCACCACAACATTATCTACACCGCAGGCTGCTCCGGACACGGCATCGCCACCCAGTCGCTGATCGGGCATCTGCTGGCGGAAAGAATCGGCGGCATCGAGCATCCGTTGCTCGCTGCGCTGCGCCACAAAACCCCGAAAACATTGCCAGAGCCGCTGCAATGGTGCGCCGTGAATCTGGCGCTAGGGGTGGCAAACAGCCTCGACGAATACACCAACCGCAAGGTTGCACGCACTCATCGTTAA
- a CDS encoding flavin monoamine oxidase family protein, translating into MNTDAPPDLKRRQLLKLAGATAAVGSIGLNIGLANAADTLLQDSSDNVLDVVIIGAGLAGLTAARDLHLAGCQSLLVLEARDRVGGRTLNHDLGSGYISEVGGQWIGPGQTAVADLARELEVGTFPSFYDGETIILGGDGRVAVDLKGTFGTDEAVSAKLSELSRDVPCGTPWKSPRAAELDKLSAGEWLAQQNIKPEDRAGWNASFLLTCGVTPAKMGFLHFLSMINSAGCEYMRLDSIKDSAQGTRIVGGSQILSSKMAQLLGDKVRLSCPVRKITDWNRDIVRLQTDQGEIRARRVIMAIHPALCQRLQFDPPLPEARAALQRAWPAHSPARKTAMVYPRPFWRDKGLNGHIIQVGGPVIWAYDNSPPNGEIGVINAFVMNAAAPADPEAAKRVQTEIYARALGDEALNPVSYHDHDWAHFDPWTITCVSPIPPGFWSTHGEALRPPCGNLFWSGTETADIWAGYMDGAVRAGHHSALQVLNALRRA; encoded by the coding sequence ATGAACACTGACGCCCCTCCAGATTTAAAACGAAGACAATTGCTCAAACTGGCCGGTGCTACAGCGGCGGTGGGATCGATTGGTTTGAACATCGGCCTGGCCAATGCCGCCGATACGCTTTTGCAAGACAGCTCGGACAATGTTCTCGACGTGGTGATCATTGGTGCAGGCCTTGCCGGTCTGACGGCAGCCCGCGATCTGCATCTGGCGGGTTGCCAGTCGCTGTTGGTGCTCGAAGCGCGCGATCGTGTAGGCGGGCGCACCCTTAATCACGATCTGGGTTCAGGCTACATCTCCGAGGTCGGAGGCCAGTGGATAGGCCCGGGGCAAACGGCTGTAGCGGATCTCGCCCGAGAGCTTGAGGTGGGCACCTTTCCGAGTTTCTACGACGGTGAAACCATCATCCTCGGCGGTGACGGACGTGTCGCCGTTGATTTGAAAGGCACGTTCGGCACCGATGAAGCCGTTTCGGCAAAGCTCAGTGAACTGTCGCGGGACGTGCCGTGCGGTACACCGTGGAAGTCACCCAGGGCCGCCGAATTGGACAAGCTCTCGGCAGGTGAATGGCTGGCTCAACAGAACATAAAGCCTGAGGATCGGGCTGGGTGGAACGCCAGTTTCCTCCTGACCTGCGGTGTTACGCCGGCAAAGATGGGCTTTCTGCATTTTCTGTCGATGATCAACTCGGCCGGTTGCGAATATATGCGGCTCGACTCAATCAAGGACAGCGCGCAGGGCACACGGATCGTCGGTGGTTCGCAGATTCTCAGCAGCAAGATGGCGCAACTGTTGGGCGACAAAGTTCGCTTGTCCTGTCCAGTGCGAAAGATTACCGACTGGAATCGCGACATCGTCAGACTCCAAACGGATCAAGGCGAGATACGTGCCCGGCGGGTGATCATGGCGATTCATCCCGCACTCTGCCAACGCTTGCAGTTCGATCCACCGCTGCCCGAAGCCCGTGCAGCCTTGCAACGTGCCTGGCCGGCACACTCTCCGGCCCGCAAGACCGCGATGGTCTACCCGCGGCCTTTCTGGCGTGACAAAGGCTTGAACGGCCACATCATTCAGGTGGGGGGGCCGGTCATCTGGGCTTACGACAACTCACCGCCCAACGGTGAAATCGGAGTCATCAATGCATTCGTCATGAATGCGGCAGCACCTGCTGATCCTGAAGCCGCTAAACGTGTGCAGACCGAGATCTATGCGCGTGCCTTGGGGGACGAAGCGCTTAACCCCGTCTCCTACCACGATCATGACTGGGCGCATTTCGACCCATGGACGATCACTTGCGTGTCGCCGATTCCTCCAGGCTTCTGGTCGACTCATGGCGAGGCGCTGCGTCCACCCTGCGGCAATCTGTTCTGGTCGGGCACTGAAACTGCTGATATCTGGGCAGGCTACATGGATGGTGCCGTACGCGCCGGACACCACAGCGCCTTACAGGTGCTCAACGCCTTGCGTCGGGCATAG
- a CDS encoding c-type cytochrome, with the protein MKKIIAFGVIAVIAVLLAIFGRDLLDLYRLQSYITTSTEAYQTERGSWPHLTDACTGCHGSKGNSLNSPYPSLAGQPAAYLSAQLHNFASGQRAAPNMGPLAMTLSRDDIDLLANFYSRQSVSANVAFSPDEGLKEKGKQLVQTRGCAACHGGQLMGHDAFPRLAAQGHDYLLAQLNAFATGERNESSGAMKAMAAALSADERKAIATYLAALAPQPK; encoded by the coding sequence ATGAAAAAAATCATAGCGTTTGGCGTCATCGCAGTCATTGCCGTGCTGTTGGCGATTTTCGGTCGTGACCTTCTCGATCTCTATCGCCTGCAGAGTTACATCACCACGTCCACTGAAGCGTACCAGACCGAACGTGGGAGCTGGCCGCATCTGACGGATGCCTGCACGGGTTGCCATGGCAGCAAGGGCAACTCGCTGAACTCGCCTTATCCGAGTCTGGCCGGACAGCCGGCCGCGTACCTGTCTGCGCAGTTGCACAACTTCGCCAGTGGGCAACGGGCTGCACCCAATATGGGGCCGTTGGCGATGACCCTCAGCCGCGATGATATTGATCTGCTGGCGAATTTCTATTCTCGGCAATCCGTCAGCGCGAATGTGGCTTTCAGCCCTGACGAAGGTCTGAAGGAAAAGGGCAAACAACTGGTGCAAACGAGAGGCTGTGCAGCCTGCCACGGTGGCCAGTTGATGGGGCACGACGCGTTTCCTCGCTTGGCCGCGCAAGGGCACGACTACCTTTTAGCGCAGCTCAACGCTTTTGCCACAGGTGAGCGCAATGAGTCCAGCGGCGCAATGAAAGCAATGGCGGCCGCGCTGTCAGCGGATGAGCGTAAGGCGATTGCCACCTACCTTGCCGCACTGGCTCCTCAACCCAAGTAA
- a CDS encoding c-type cytochrome produces the protein MKRTIVIGAIAVTTALAGSTVIYGPELLAGYRFMNAVDQHDADYQADGGAWPQLQDTCALCHGARGQPRDAQYAALAGQSAAYIESQLHAFAEGRRHSAQMSPLAANLTDEQIKRLASYFAEQKPGVTEVTTKDDALQQQGQRVVVANGCAACHGEKLSGGPLAPRIAGQGQLYLTDQLKAFKVGQRKDPTQAMNAMAGALSDEDIKALSHYLANLVP, from the coding sequence ATGAAGCGGACTATCGTGATTGGGGCAATCGCTGTGACAACCGCGCTGGCGGGATCGACAGTGATCTATGGGCCAGAACTGTTGGCGGGATACCGCTTTATGAATGCCGTGGATCAGCATGACGCTGATTACCAGGCCGATGGTGGTGCGTGGCCACAATTGCAGGACACCTGCGCACTCTGTCATGGCGCAAGAGGCCAGCCGCGGGACGCCCAGTATGCCGCTCTTGCGGGTCAGTCCGCAGCGTACATCGAAAGCCAGTTACATGCGTTTGCCGAAGGACGCCGACACAGTGCACAGATGAGTCCGCTGGCGGCGAATCTGACAGATGAGCAGATCAAGCGTCTGGCCAGTTATTTCGCCGAACAGAAACCAGGCGTGACTGAAGTCACGACGAAAGATGATGCTCTTCAACAGCAAGGTCAGCGTGTGGTCGTCGCCAATGGATGTGCAGCCTGTCACGGCGAAAAATTGTCTGGCGGCCCGTTGGCTCCGCGCATCGCGGGACAAGGGCAGCTTTATCTGACGGACCAACTGAAAGCCTTCAAAGTTGGCCAACGCAAAGATCCGACACAAGCCATGAATGCTATGGCGGGTGCGTTGTCCGACGAGGATATCAAGGCCTTGTCGCACTATCTGGCGAATCTGGTGCCCTGA